The proteins below are encoded in one region of Pongo pygmaeus isolate AG05252 chromosome 20, NHGRI_mPonPyg2-v2.0_pri, whole genome shotgun sequence:
- the ERCC2 gene encoding general transcription and DNA repair factor IIH helicase subunit XPD isoform X2, with amino-acid sequence MRELKRTLDAKGHGVLEMPSGTGKTVSLLALIMAYQRAYPLEVTKLIYCSRTVPEIEKVIEELRKLLNFYEKQEDEKLQFLGLALSSRKNLCIHPEVTPLRFGKDVDGKCHSLTASYVRAQYQHDTSLPHCRFYEEFDAHGREVPLSAGIYNLDDLKALGRRQGWCPYFLARYSILHANVVVYSYHYLLDPKIADLVSKELARKAVVVFDEAHNIDNVCIDSMSVNLTRRTLDRCQGNLETLQKTVLRIKETDEQRLRDEYRRLVEGLREASVARETDAHLANPVLPDEVLQEAVPGSIRTAEHFLGFLRRLLEYVKWRLRVQHVVQESPPAFLSGLAQRVCIQRKPLRFCAERLRSLLYTLEITDLADFSPLTLLANFATLVSTYAKGFTIIIEPFDDRTPTIANPILHFSCMDASLAIKPVFERFQSVIITSGTLSPLDIYPKILDFHPVTMATFTMTLARVCLCPMIIGRGNDQVAISSKFETREDIAVIRNYGNLLLEMSAVVPDGIVAFFTSYQYMESTVASWYEQGILENIQRNKLLFIETQDGAETSVALEKYQEACENGRGAILLSVARGKVSEGIDFVHHYGRAVIMFGVPYVYTQSRILKARLEYLRDQFQIRENDFLTFDAMRHAAQCVGRAIRGKTDYGLMVFADKRFARGDKRGKLPRWIQEHLTDANLNLTVDEGVQVAKYFLRQMAQPFHREDQLGLSLLSLEQLESEETLQRIEQIAQQL; translated from the exons ATGCGGGAGCTCAAACGCACGCtggacgccaag GGTCATGGAGTTCTGGAGATGCCCTCAGGCACTGGGAAGACAGTGTCCCTGTTGGCCCTGATCATGGCATACCAGCGG GCATATCCGCTGGAGGTGACCAAACTCATCTACTGCTCAAGAACTGTGCCGGAGATTGAGAAG GTGATTGAAGAGCTTCGAAAGTTGCTCAACTTCTATGAGAAGCAGGAGGACGAGAAGCTGCAGTTTCTGGGGCTGGCTCTGAGCTCCCGCAAAAACTTGTGTATTCACCCTGAG GTGACACCCCTGCGCTTTGGGAAGGACGTCGATGGGAAATGCCACAGCCTCACAGCCTCCTATGTGCGGGCGCAGTACCAGCATGATACTAGCCTGCCCCACTGCCGCTTCTATGAG GAATTTGATGCCCATGGGCGTGAGGTGCCCCTCTCCGCTGGCATCTACAACCTGGATGACCTGAAGGCCCTGGGGCGGCGCCAGGGCTGGTGCCCATACTTCCTTGCTCGATACTCA ATCCTGCATGCCAATGTGGTGGTGTATAGCTACCACTACCTCCTGGACCCCAAGATTGCAGACCTGGTGTCCAAGGAACTGGCCCGCAAGGCTGTCGTGGTCTTCGACGAGGCCCACAACATTG ACAACGTCTGCATCGACTCCATGAGCGTCAACCTCACCCGCCGGACCCTTGACCGGTGCCAGGGCAACCTGGAGACCCTGCAGAAGACGGTGCTCAG GATCAAAGAGACAGACGAGCAGCGACTGCGGGACGAGTACCGGCGTCTGGTGGAGGGGCTGCGGGAGGCCAGCGTCGCCCGGGAGACGGACGCCCACCTGGCCAACCCCGTGCTGCCGGACGAAGTGCTGCAGG AGGCGGTGCCTGGCTCCATCCGCACGGCCGAGCATTTCCTGGGCTTCCTGCGGCGGCTACTGGAGTACGTGAAGTGGCGGCTCCGTGTGCAGCATGTGGTGCAGGAGAGCCCGCCCGCCTTCCTGAGCGGCCTGGCCCAGCGCGTGTGCATCCAGCGCAAGCCCCTCAG ATTCTGTGCTGAACGCCTCCGGTCCCTGCTGTACACTCTGGAGATCACTGACCTTGCTGACTTCTCCCCGCTCACCCTCCTTGCTAACTTTGCCACCCTTGTCAGCACCTATGCCAAAG GCTTCACCATCATCATCGAGCCCTTTGACGACAGAACCCCGACCATTGCCAACCCCATCCTGCACTTCAG CTGCATGGATGCCTCGCTGGCCATCAAACCTGTATTCGAGCGTTTCCAGTCTGTCATCATCACATCTGGG ACACTGTCCCCGCTGGACATCTACCCCAAGATCCTGGACTTCCACCCCGTCACCATGGCAACCTTCACCATGACGCTGGCACGGGTCTGCCTCTGCCCTATG ATCATCGGCCGTGGCAATGACCAGGTGGCCATCAGCTCCAAATTTGAGACCCGGGAGGATATTG CTGTGATCCGGAACTACGGGAACCTCCTGCTGGAGATGTCTGCTGTGGTCCCTGATGGCATCGTGGCCTTCTTCACCAGCTACCAGTACATGGAGAGCACCGTGGCCTCCTGGTATGAGCAG GGGATCCTTGAGAACATCCAGAGGAACAAGCTGCTCTTTATTGAAACCCAGGATGGTGCCGAAACCAGTGTCGCCCTGGAGAAGTACCAGGAG GCCTGCGAGAATGGCCGCGGGGCCATCCTGCTGTCAGTGGCCCGGGGCAAAGTGTCCGAGGGAATCGACTTTG TGCACCACTACGGGCGGGCCGTCATCATGTTTGGTGTCCCCTACGTCTACACACAGAGCCGCATTCTCAAG GCGCGGCTGGAATACCTGCGGGACCAGTTCCAGATTCGTGAGAACGACTTTCTTACCTTCGATGCCATGCGCCATGCGGCCCAGTGTGTGGGTCGGGCCATCAGGGGCAAGACGGACTACGGCCTCATGGTCTTTGCCGACAAG CGGTTTGCCCGTGGGGACAAGAGGGGGAAGCTGCCCCGCTGGATCCAGGAGCACCTCACAGATGCCAACCTCAATCTGACCGTGGACGAGGGTGTCCAGGTGGCCAAGTACTTCCTGCGGCAGATGGCACAGCCCTTCCACCGG GAGGATCAGCTGGGCCTGTCCCTGCTCAGCCTGGAACAGCTAGAATCAGAGGAGACGCTGCAGAGGATAGAGCAGATTGCTCAGCAGCTCTGA
- the ERCC2 gene encoding general transcription and DNA repair factor IIH helicase subunit XPD isoform X1 codes for MKLNVDGLLVYFPYDYIYPEQFSYMRELKRTLDAKGHGVLEMPSGTGKTVSLLALIMAYQRAYPLEVTKLIYCSRTVPEIEKVIEELRKLLNFYEKQEDEKLQFLGLALSSRKNLCIHPEVTPLRFGKDVDGKCHSLTASYVRAQYQHDTSLPHCRFYEEFDAHGREVPLSAGIYNLDDLKALGRRQGWCPYFLARYSILHANVVVYSYHYLLDPKIADLVSKELARKAVVVFDEAHNIDNVCIDSMSVNLTRRTLDRCQGNLETLQKTVLRIKETDEQRLRDEYRRLVEGLREASVARETDAHLANPVLPDEVLQEAVPGSIRTAEHFLGFLRRLLEYVKWRLRVQHVVQESPPAFLSGLAQRVCIQRKPLRFCAERLRSLLYTLEITDLADFSPLTLLANFATLVSTYAKGFTIIIEPFDDRTPTIANPILHFSCMDASLAIKPVFERFQSVIITSGTLSPLDIYPKILDFHPVTMATFTMTLARVCLCPMIIGRGNDQVAISSKFETREDIAVIRNYGNLLLEMSAVVPDGIVAFFTSYQYMESTVASWYEQGILENIQRNKLLFIETQDGAETSVALEKYQEACENGRGAILLSVARGKVSEGIDFVHHYGRAVIMFGVPYVYTQSRILKARLEYLRDQFQIRENDFLTFDAMRHAAQCVGRAIRGKTDYGLMVFADKRFARGDKRGKLPRWIQEHLTDANLNLTVDEGVQVAKYFLRQMAQPFHREDQLGLSLLSLEQLESEETLQRIEQIAQQL; via the exons ATGAA GCTCAACGTGGACGGGCTCCTGGTCTACTTCCCGTACGACTACATCTACCCCGAGCAGTTCTCCTACATGCGGGAGCTCAAACGCACGCtggacgccaag GGTCATGGAGTTCTGGAGATGCCCTCAGGCACTGGGAAGACAGTGTCCCTGTTGGCCCTGATCATGGCATACCAGCGG GCATATCCGCTGGAGGTGACCAAACTCATCTACTGCTCAAGAACTGTGCCGGAGATTGAGAAG GTGATTGAAGAGCTTCGAAAGTTGCTCAACTTCTATGAGAAGCAGGAGGACGAGAAGCTGCAGTTTCTGGGGCTGGCTCTGAGCTCCCGCAAAAACTTGTGTATTCACCCTGAG GTGACACCCCTGCGCTTTGGGAAGGACGTCGATGGGAAATGCCACAGCCTCACAGCCTCCTATGTGCGGGCGCAGTACCAGCATGATACTAGCCTGCCCCACTGCCGCTTCTATGAG GAATTTGATGCCCATGGGCGTGAGGTGCCCCTCTCCGCTGGCATCTACAACCTGGATGACCTGAAGGCCCTGGGGCGGCGCCAGGGCTGGTGCCCATACTTCCTTGCTCGATACTCA ATCCTGCATGCCAATGTGGTGGTGTATAGCTACCACTACCTCCTGGACCCCAAGATTGCAGACCTGGTGTCCAAGGAACTGGCCCGCAAGGCTGTCGTGGTCTTCGACGAGGCCCACAACATTG ACAACGTCTGCATCGACTCCATGAGCGTCAACCTCACCCGCCGGACCCTTGACCGGTGCCAGGGCAACCTGGAGACCCTGCAGAAGACGGTGCTCAG GATCAAAGAGACAGACGAGCAGCGACTGCGGGACGAGTACCGGCGTCTGGTGGAGGGGCTGCGGGAGGCCAGCGTCGCCCGGGAGACGGACGCCCACCTGGCCAACCCCGTGCTGCCGGACGAAGTGCTGCAGG AGGCGGTGCCTGGCTCCATCCGCACGGCCGAGCATTTCCTGGGCTTCCTGCGGCGGCTACTGGAGTACGTGAAGTGGCGGCTCCGTGTGCAGCATGTGGTGCAGGAGAGCCCGCCCGCCTTCCTGAGCGGCCTGGCCCAGCGCGTGTGCATCCAGCGCAAGCCCCTCAG ATTCTGTGCTGAACGCCTCCGGTCCCTGCTGTACACTCTGGAGATCACTGACCTTGCTGACTTCTCCCCGCTCACCCTCCTTGCTAACTTTGCCACCCTTGTCAGCACCTATGCCAAAG GCTTCACCATCATCATCGAGCCCTTTGACGACAGAACCCCGACCATTGCCAACCCCATCCTGCACTTCAG CTGCATGGATGCCTCGCTGGCCATCAAACCTGTATTCGAGCGTTTCCAGTCTGTCATCATCACATCTGGG ACACTGTCCCCGCTGGACATCTACCCCAAGATCCTGGACTTCCACCCCGTCACCATGGCAACCTTCACCATGACGCTGGCACGGGTCTGCCTCTGCCCTATG ATCATCGGCCGTGGCAATGACCAGGTGGCCATCAGCTCCAAATTTGAGACCCGGGAGGATATTG CTGTGATCCGGAACTACGGGAACCTCCTGCTGGAGATGTCTGCTGTGGTCCCTGATGGCATCGTGGCCTTCTTCACCAGCTACCAGTACATGGAGAGCACCGTGGCCTCCTGGTATGAGCAG GGGATCCTTGAGAACATCCAGAGGAACAAGCTGCTCTTTATTGAAACCCAGGATGGTGCCGAAACCAGTGTCGCCCTGGAGAAGTACCAGGAG GCCTGCGAGAATGGCCGCGGGGCCATCCTGCTGTCAGTGGCCCGGGGCAAAGTGTCCGAGGGAATCGACTTTG TGCACCACTACGGGCGGGCCGTCATCATGTTTGGTGTCCCCTACGTCTACACACAGAGCCGCATTCTCAAG GCGCGGCTGGAATACCTGCGGGACCAGTTCCAGATTCGTGAGAACGACTTTCTTACCTTCGATGCCATGCGCCATGCGGCCCAGTGTGTGGGTCGGGCCATCAGGGGCAAGACGGACTACGGCCTCATGGTCTTTGCCGACAAG CGGTTTGCCCGTGGGGACAAGAGGGGGAAGCTGCCCCGCTGGATCCAGGAGCACCTCACAGATGCCAACCTCAATCTGACCGTGGACGAGGGTGTCCAGGTGGCCAAGTACTTCCTGCGGCAGATGGCACAGCCCTTCCACCGG GAGGATCAGCTGGGCCTGTCCCTGCTCAGCCTGGAACAGCTAGAATCAGAGGAGACGCTGCAGAGGATAGAGCAGATTGCTCAGCAGCTCTGA
- the ERCC2 gene encoding general transcription and DNA repair factor IIH helicase subunit XPD isoform X3: MARSLLTATSAFQVTPLRFGKDVDGKCHSLTASYVRAQYQHDTSLPHCRFYEEFDAHGREVPLSAGIYNLDDLKALGRRQGWCPYFLARYSILHANVVVYSYHYLLDPKIADLVSKELARKAVVVFDEAHNIDNVCIDSMSVNLTRRTLDRCQGNLETLQKTVLRIKETDEQRLRDEYRRLVEGLREASVARETDAHLANPVLPDEVLQEAVPGSIRTAEHFLGFLRRLLEYVKWRLRVQHVVQESPPAFLSGLAQRVCIQRKPLRFCAERLRSLLYTLEITDLADFSPLTLLANFATLVSTYAKGFTIIIEPFDDRTPTIANPILHFSCMDASLAIKPVFERFQSVIITSGTLSPLDIYPKILDFHPVTMATFTMTLARVCLCPMIIGRGNDQVAISSKFETREDIAVIRNYGNLLLEMSAVVPDGIVAFFTSYQYMESTVASWYEQGILENIQRNKLLFIETQDGAETSVALEKYQEACENGRGAILLSVARGKVSEGIDFVHHYGRAVIMFGVPYVYTQSRILKARLEYLRDQFQIRENDFLTFDAMRHAAQCVGRAIRGKTDYGLMVFADKRFARGDKRGKLPRWIQEHLTDANLNLTVDEGVQVAKYFLRQMAQPFHREDQLGLSLLSLEQLESEETLQRIEQIAQQL; encoded by the exons atggcgcgatctctgctcactgcaacctccgccttccag GTGACACCCCTGCGCTTTGGGAAGGACGTCGATGGGAAATGCCACAGCCTCACAGCCTCCTATGTGCGGGCGCAGTACCAGCATGATACTAGCCTGCCCCACTGCCGCTTCTATGAG GAATTTGATGCCCATGGGCGTGAGGTGCCCCTCTCCGCTGGCATCTACAACCTGGATGACCTGAAGGCCCTGGGGCGGCGCCAGGGCTGGTGCCCATACTTCCTTGCTCGATACTCA ATCCTGCATGCCAATGTGGTGGTGTATAGCTACCACTACCTCCTGGACCCCAAGATTGCAGACCTGGTGTCCAAGGAACTGGCCCGCAAGGCTGTCGTGGTCTTCGACGAGGCCCACAACATTG ACAACGTCTGCATCGACTCCATGAGCGTCAACCTCACCCGCCGGACCCTTGACCGGTGCCAGGGCAACCTGGAGACCCTGCAGAAGACGGTGCTCAG GATCAAAGAGACAGACGAGCAGCGACTGCGGGACGAGTACCGGCGTCTGGTGGAGGGGCTGCGGGAGGCCAGCGTCGCCCGGGAGACGGACGCCCACCTGGCCAACCCCGTGCTGCCGGACGAAGTGCTGCAGG AGGCGGTGCCTGGCTCCATCCGCACGGCCGAGCATTTCCTGGGCTTCCTGCGGCGGCTACTGGAGTACGTGAAGTGGCGGCTCCGTGTGCAGCATGTGGTGCAGGAGAGCCCGCCCGCCTTCCTGAGCGGCCTGGCCCAGCGCGTGTGCATCCAGCGCAAGCCCCTCAG ATTCTGTGCTGAACGCCTCCGGTCCCTGCTGTACACTCTGGAGATCACTGACCTTGCTGACTTCTCCCCGCTCACCCTCCTTGCTAACTTTGCCACCCTTGTCAGCACCTATGCCAAAG GCTTCACCATCATCATCGAGCCCTTTGACGACAGAACCCCGACCATTGCCAACCCCATCCTGCACTTCAG CTGCATGGATGCCTCGCTGGCCATCAAACCTGTATTCGAGCGTTTCCAGTCTGTCATCATCACATCTGGG ACACTGTCCCCGCTGGACATCTACCCCAAGATCCTGGACTTCCACCCCGTCACCATGGCAACCTTCACCATGACGCTGGCACGGGTCTGCCTCTGCCCTATG ATCATCGGCCGTGGCAATGACCAGGTGGCCATCAGCTCCAAATTTGAGACCCGGGAGGATATTG CTGTGATCCGGAACTACGGGAACCTCCTGCTGGAGATGTCTGCTGTGGTCCCTGATGGCATCGTGGCCTTCTTCACCAGCTACCAGTACATGGAGAGCACCGTGGCCTCCTGGTATGAGCAG GGGATCCTTGAGAACATCCAGAGGAACAAGCTGCTCTTTATTGAAACCCAGGATGGTGCCGAAACCAGTGTCGCCCTGGAGAAGTACCAGGAG GCCTGCGAGAATGGCCGCGGGGCCATCCTGCTGTCAGTGGCCCGGGGCAAAGTGTCCGAGGGAATCGACTTTG TGCACCACTACGGGCGGGCCGTCATCATGTTTGGTGTCCCCTACGTCTACACACAGAGCCGCATTCTCAAG GCGCGGCTGGAATACCTGCGGGACCAGTTCCAGATTCGTGAGAACGACTTTCTTACCTTCGATGCCATGCGCCATGCGGCCCAGTGTGTGGGTCGGGCCATCAGGGGCAAGACGGACTACGGCCTCATGGTCTTTGCCGACAAG CGGTTTGCCCGTGGGGACAAGAGGGGGAAGCTGCCCCGCTGGATCCAGGAGCACCTCACAGATGCCAACCTCAATCTGACCGTGGACGAGGGTGTCCAGGTGGCCAAGTACTTCCTGCGGCAGATGGCACAGCCCTTCCACCGG GAGGATCAGCTGGGCCTGTCCCTGCTCAGCCTGGAACAGCTAGAATCAGAGGAGACGCTGCAGAGGATAGAGCAGATTGCTCAGCAGCTCTGA